The following proteins are encoded in a genomic region of Salinicoccus sp. RF5:
- a CDS encoding YjjG family noncanonical pyrimidine nucleotidase — MDRYHTLLFDLDDTLLDFGRAEQTALREVLSHFGMEATPELFQRYSEINRVHWEMLERNELSKNEVLSYRHERFFESLGKEVDGSMVDQLYRNAIAEHGHHLFDGALEVVEELSRTYHLFIITNGVKETQQKRLHRSGLRSYFSDVFVSEDIGYQKPMKAFFDHVGACIADFDSSRALIIGDSLTSDIKGGHNSNIDTCWYNPLGKPNPFSFSPHYEIKQLNEINQILTNRSF, encoded by the coding sequence TTGGACCGATACCATACATTGCTTTTCGATTTGGATGATACGTTGCTTGACTTCGGAAGAGCCGAGCAGACTGCACTTCGAGAGGTATTGTCCCATTTTGGCATGGAGGCCACACCAGAACTGTTTCAACGCTACAGCGAAATCAATAGAGTACATTGGGAAATGCTTGAACGCAATGAGCTTTCCAAAAATGAAGTGCTCTCCTACAGGCATGAGCGATTTTTCGAGTCGCTCGGCAAGGAGGTCGACGGCAGCATGGTCGATCAGCTCTACAGAAACGCCATTGCAGAGCATGGACATCACCTTTTTGATGGCGCGCTTGAAGTCGTGGAAGAACTTTCCCGGACATACCATCTGTTCATCATCACTAACGGAGTTAAGGAGACACAGCAGAAACGTCTGCACCGCTCGGGACTGAGATCCTATTTCTCTGATGTTTTCGTCAGTGAGGATATAGGATATCAGAAACCGATGAAGGCGTTCTTCGATCATGTCGGCGCATGCATCGCGGATTTCGACAGCAGCAGGGCATTGATCATCGGGGATTCGCTCACCTCGGATATAAAAGGCGGGCACAACAGCAATATCGATACATGCTGGTACAATCCGCTTGGTAAACCCAATCCCTTTTCTTTTTCCCCTCACTACGAAATTAAACAATTAAATGAAATAAATCAGATCTTAACGAACCGGTCATTCTAG
- the malQ gene encoding 4-alpha-glucanotransferase: MENRSSGLLLHVSSLPGKYGIGDFGENAYAFVDFLSVTGTKYWQILPLGITSFGDSPYQSFSAFAGNPYFIDLDRLVEAGWLKQSEIVRTDLGEDEEYVDYAKLYEGKMALLDKAFERAYPEVEKELEGFAAEHEDWLPDFATFMAIKKAHGNVAWTEWPERYRLRKREVLEAFYEGNRKEIHFWIFTQYLFFEHWGDLKRYANRKGIRIIGDIPIYVAADSADVWSRPDLYKLKENLKPSVVAGVPPDMMSDTGQLWGNPIYDWEQMEKEGYHWWIRRVEESFRLYDAVRIDHFRGFEAYWQVPAEDETAENGEWVKGPGMSLFRAIREALGDKEILAEDLGFLTQEVRDLIEETGYPGMKVLQFGFGGEDGYLPHNYTRHTIAYTGNHDTQTMQGWLDSADEEAVEAARSYLNLTEEEGYVNGLIRGVFASSSNLAIIPVQDLLGLDDSSRFNVPSTIGGNWEWRLTQDALKKEHRKELKNLNERYGRSL, from the coding sequence ATGGAAAATCGTTCAAGCGGACTGCTTCTGCATGTGTCATCATTACCCGGGAAATATGGCATCGGTGATTTTGGAGAAAATGCCTACGCGTTCGTCGATTTCCTCTCCGTGACAGGCACGAAGTATTGGCAGATACTGCCGCTCGGCATCACGAGCTTTGGGGATTCACCGTACCAGAGCTTCTCCGCCTTTGCCGGCAATCCATACTTCATAGATTTGGACCGGCTCGTGGAAGCGGGCTGGCTGAAGCAGTCGGAGATTGTCCGTACAGACTTGGGAGAAGATGAGGAATACGTGGACTATGCGAAATTATATGAAGGGAAGATGGCATTGCTCGATAAGGCGTTTGAGCGTGCCTATCCTGAAGTAGAGAAGGAGCTGGAGGGCTTTGCGGCCGAACATGAAGATTGGCTGCCCGACTTCGCGACGTTCATGGCCATCAAGAAGGCGCATGGAAATGTCGCCTGGACGGAATGGCCAGAGCGCTACCGCCTTCGGAAAAGGGAAGTACTGGAAGCTTTTTACGAAGGGAACAGAAAGGAAATACATTTCTGGATCTTCACCCAGTATCTTTTCTTTGAACATTGGGGGGACCTGAAACGTTACGCCAACCGGAAAGGCATAAGAATCATCGGTGATATTCCGATCTATGTCGCGGCAGACAGTGCGGATGTCTGGTCGCGCCCGGACCTCTATAAGCTGAAGGAGAACTTGAAGCCGAGCGTCGTCGCAGGCGTCCCTCCTGATATGATGAGTGACACAGGACAGCTCTGGGGCAACCCGATCTACGACTGGGAGCAGATGGAGAAGGAGGGCTATCACTGGTGGATCCGCCGCGTGGAGGAAAGTTTCCGTCTTTATGATGCTGTACGCATCGACCATTTCCGCGGTTTCGAAGCATATTGGCAAGTGCCGGCTGAAGATGAGACCGCTGAGAATGGCGAATGGGTCAAAGGACCCGGCATGTCCCTCTTCAGGGCCATCAGGGAAGCGCTGGGAGACAAGGAAATCCTCGCTGAAGACCTTGGTTTCCTGACCCAGGAAGTGCGTGATCTGATTGAAGAGACGGGATATCCCGGCATGAAGGTGCTGCAGTTCGGTTTCGGTGGTGAAGATGGCTATCTTCCCCACAACTACACAAGACATACCATCGCCTATACGGGCAACCATGACACCCAAACGATGCAGGGATGGCTTGACAGTGCAGATGAAGAAGCTGTTGAAGCAGCCCGCAGCTATCTGAACCTCACCGAAGAGGAAGGGTATGTCAACGGACTGATCCGGGGCGTCTTTGCATCCTCGTCCAATCTGGCAATCATCCCTGTGCAGGATCTGCTGGGCCTTGATGACTCGTCCCGCTTCAATGTGCCATCGACCATTGGAGGCAACTGGGAATGGCGCCTGACGCAGGATGCACTGAAGAAGGAGCACAGGAAGGAACTTAAAAATCTTAATGAACGATACGGGAGGTCACTATGA
- a CDS encoding glycogen/starch/alpha-glucan phosphorylase translates to MTSLQLKDRIEGKAYESHGQSFYELNEKEQFNVVGNAIMEYLVPEWIESKRKFGKKKQAYYLSAEFLMGRALSNNLVNLGIEGEVKQTLEEMGVDYNALEDAEDDAGLGNGGLGRLAACFLDSGATLDYPLSGYGILYQYGIFKQNFVNGFQVEEADPWLEHDNPWLIKNSNDAVIVEFSDNDKVEAVPYDMPIVGYGGDTINTLRLWKAEAIHKFDFQAFDEGKYIDSVKAQNEAETISRILYPNDSTNEGKKLRLKQQYFFTSASLQDLMDNFKAEGHKSFDDFSKLHSIQLNDTHPALAIPELIRLLEKEGVDFERAFDITQKSMAYTNHTLLAEALEVWDKGLFTSVLPNLYPYIEEINARLVRELKEWQVDKDEWHNFLIIQGNSIHMAFMSIYATRAVNGVAAIHTDLLKTDVLKSWHDMFPDRILNKTNGITQRRWLLQSNPQLSGMITDLLGSKEWVTSLEQLKGLEPMQDDEAVLERFIDIKREKKQELSEYIQFHEEVDIDPDSIFDIQIKRLHEYKRQLMMAFYIADLYNRIKADPDGEWTKRTFIFGAKAAPGYYIAKAIIKYINELAGKVNTDPDVNGIIKVVFVENYGVSYAERLFPAADVSEQISLAGKEASGTGNMKFMLNGAVTVGTMDGANVEIVEEAGKENNYIFGMEVDEVVAKRGNYDPIAAMKRTEGLEQVVESLVDGTFNDNNTGMFQDLYNSLTGEDQYFILEDFESYRQAQNQIASDFKDQKAFYRKGFINMANAGKFSSDRTLEEYATEIWHVSKQQ, encoded by the coding sequence ATGACATCACTACAACTCAAGGATAGGATTGAAGGCAAAGCCTATGAAAGCCACGGCCAGTCATTTTATGAACTGAATGAAAAAGAACAGTTCAATGTGGTCGGCAATGCAATTATGGAATATCTCGTTCCTGAATGGATCGAATCGAAAAGGAAGTTCGGCAAAAAGAAGCAGGCCTACTACTTGTCTGCAGAATTCCTGATGGGCCGGGCGCTGAGCAACAACCTCGTAAACCTCGGCATAGAAGGCGAAGTCAAGCAGACGCTCGAAGAAATGGGTGTCGACTATAATGCCCTGGAGGATGCGGAAGACGATGCAGGACTCGGCAATGGGGGGCTCGGCCGTCTGGCTGCGTGTTTCCTTGATTCTGGAGCGACACTCGACTATCCGCTCTCCGGCTATGGCATCCTCTACCAGTATGGAATCTTCAAGCAGAATTTTGTGAACGGATTCCAGGTTGAAGAGGCCGATCCATGGCTCGAGCACGACAATCCATGGCTGATAAAGAACAGTAACGATGCAGTAATCGTCGAATTCAGCGACAATGACAAGGTGGAGGCTGTCCCTTATGACATGCCGATCGTCGGCTACGGCGGGGACACAATCAATACACTGCGCCTATGGAAGGCGGAAGCCATCCACAAGTTCGATTTCCAGGCTTTTGATGAAGGGAAGTATATCGACTCCGTCAAGGCACAGAACGAAGCGGAGACGATTTCACGTATACTGTATCCGAATGATTCGACGAATGAAGGCAAGAAACTGAGGCTGAAGCAGCAATATTTCTTCACATCGGCATCCCTGCAGGATCTGATGGATAACTTCAAGGCGGAAGGTCATAAGAGCTTCGATGATTTCTCCAAACTGCATTCGATTCAGCTGAACGATACACACCCGGCACTCGCTATACCGGAGCTCATACGACTGCTCGAAAAGGAAGGCGTCGATTTTGAAAGGGCGTTCGACATCACACAGAAATCCATGGCGTATACAAACCATACGCTGCTTGCAGAAGCATTGGAAGTATGGGATAAGGGACTTTTCACATCAGTGCTTCCTAACCTTTATCCATATATAGAAGAAATCAATGCCCGTCTTGTGAGGGAGTTGAAGGAGTGGCAGGTCGACAAGGATGAATGGCACAACTTCCTGATCATACAGGGCAACTCCATCCACATGGCCTTCATGTCGATCTATGCAACGCGGGCAGTGAATGGTGTGGCCGCGATCCATACCGATCTGCTCAAGACGGATGTCCTGAAATCATGGCATGACATGTTCCCGGACCGGATACTCAATAAGACCAACGGTATCACACAGAGGAGATGGCTGCTCCAGTCCAACCCCCAACTGAGCGGTATGATCACCGACCTTCTTGGTTCGAAGGAGTGGGTGACATCACTCGAACAGCTGAAGGGCCTTGAACCGATGCAGGACGATGAGGCAGTGCTGGAGCGCTTCATCGACATCAAACGGGAAAAGAAACAGGAGCTTTCCGAGTACATCCAGTTCCATGAAGAAGTGGACATCGATCCGGACTCCATTTTCGACATCCAGATCAAACGCCTGCATGAATATAAACGCCAGCTGATGATGGCATTCTATATTGCAGATCTGTACAACCGCATCAAGGCGGACCCGGATGGGGAGTGGACGAAACGCACATTCATCTTTGGTGCAAAAGCGGCTCCCGGATACTACATCGCCAAAGCGATCATCAAGTACATCAATGAGCTTGCCGGCAAGGTGAATACCGATCCGGATGTGAACGGCATCATCAAGGTCGTCTTTGTCGAAAACTATGGTGTATCTTATGCTGAGAGGCTGTTCCCGGCGGCAGATGTATCTGAACAGATCTCCCTTGCAGGGAAAGAAGCTTCAGGCACAGGCAATATGAAGTTCATGTTGAATGGCGCCGTTACAGTAGGCACGATGGATGGAGCCAATGTTGAAATCGTTGAAGAGGCAGGGAAAGAGAACAACTACATCTTCGGCATGGAAGTGGATGAAGTCGTGGCAAAACGGGGCAACTATGACCCTATTGCAGCGATGAAGCGGACAGAAGGCTTGGAACAGGTGGTGGAGTCCCTCGTCGATGGTACTTTCAACGACAATAATACTGGCATGTTCCAGGATCTCTACAACAGCCTGACCGGAGAAGACCAGTACTTCATACTGGAGGATTTCGAAAGCTACCGCCAGGCTCAGAACCAGATCGCCAGTGATTTCAAGGACCAGAAAGCATTCTATAGAAAAGGTTTCATCAATATGGCCAACGCAGGCAAATTCTCTTCCGACAGGACGCTCGAAGAGTATGCAACAGAAATATGGCATGTGAGCAAGCAGCAGTAG